Within Mycoplasmopsis verecunda, the genomic segment AATTAAAATTTATTAATAATATTTTTTATTAACCTTGTAAAATACATATATGGGATTTTTTAATAAATTAAAAGAAAAAGTTTTCGGCAAGAAAAAAGATATTGAAACAATTAATAAAGAATTAGATGCAAAAGAAACTAAAGAAATCATTTCATCTGATAAGTTCAAAAAATATGAAACAGGATTAAATTCTGCATCATCATTTGGTAAGAAACTATTAGAAATACAAAATAGACATGTCAAAATTGATGAAGATTTTTTTGATGATTTTGAAGAATTATTAATTATGTCTGATATTAATGCTCAATTAGTTGATGTTATGATTGAAAAAATCAAACAAGAAATTAGAACTAATAATATCAATGATCCAAAGCTAATTGGAGAATATGTTGCTGATATTATGTTTTCAATTTATGCTAATAATTCTATTGTAAATACTAATTTAAACTATGAAGACGATCGATTAAATGTCTTTATATTTGTTGGTGTTAATGGTTCAGGTAAAACAACTTCAATTGCTAAAATAGCTCATAAATATATTAAAGAGGGTAAAAAAGTTTTAATTGCAGCCGCTGATACTTTTAGAGCTGGAGCTGTTAATCAACTTGGAGTTTGAGCACAACGTATCGGTGCTGAAATAGTTAAACCTGATAAAGAAGGAGCAGATC encodes:
- the ftsY gene encoding signal recognition particle-docking protein FtsY: MGFFNKLKEKVFGKKKDIETINKELDAKETKEIISSDKFKKYETGLNSASSFGKKLLEIQNRHVKIDEDFFDDFEELLIMSDINAQLVDVMIEKIKQEIRTNNINDPKLIGEYVADIMFSIYANNSIVNTNLNYEDDRLNVFIFVGVNGSGKTTSIAKIAHKYIKEGKKVLIAAADTFRAGAVNQLGVWAQRIGAEIVKPDKEGADPSSVVYKAMEKAKNEHYDLLIIDTAGRLQNKVNLMKELEKMIGVIQKFEPSAPHESLLVLDATTGQNGLSQAKNFKDIADLTGIILTKMDGTSKGGIVLSIKDEYDIDVKFVGLGEKLDDLQEFDLEMFIYQMTKDLIHE